The sequence ACAACCCTCCAACGCCGAAACAAACTTCCTCCACTTATTACTCTCCGAATCAAACACCAAACAAACGAAACTCCCATCAGGTCTATGCCCAAACAACCTATGGTAACCAGCCATCACCACGCAAAACCCCTTCTTACCAACATCACACGCTAAACCAACAAGAGTCGCCTCACCATCCGGATAAAACCTTGTCACGGGCCTCTCTCTACTCCTAGGCAACACCCAAAACTCTCTAGTCGAAGGGTTACAAACGTAATAAACACCCTTCTCAGGAACACTAGCGCAACACAACAATCCATTACACGAAGCTCTGATCCTCACTCTGTCTCTAAGAAACTCCAACGAGAACTCAGAGACGCCTCTGAGACTATCAACGCAGATCAAGCTCGACGAGTCCGATACCTCGGCGACGAGCGTTTGCTCTTTCACAGAGAGTTGATTGAAAAGGGTGATGAAGTAAGCGTCGGAAGGTAACAAGCACCAAGCTTTGCAAACGGATTTGAACCTGAAGAGGGACTTAACGGGTAACCTAGCGAGGATCTGGAGGATCACCTCGTCGGGAAAGAGAGGGTCTTTCGGGTTACCCATTACGGGATCGATGGAGAAGAGGGGTCTAGAGTGGTAAAGGAGGAAACTTTCTCGTTCTTAACGGCAATCAGGAAAAAAGGGCTAGGCTTTGAAACGACGTCGTGGAGGGTTTGTGTGTGTTTCGATTAACCCATCGATGGAATCGGGGTGAGATGGGTAGAGAGAGGAACGGAGATTGGTGGGGGGGGAAGAAATGGCGGAAATGGAGGAGGTGATGAATCGAATTGCGCGAGCGTTGAACGAGTATATgatggagaagaaggagaagaagaagaagagcgcGTGTTTGTGACTCGCTGGTAAACAAGGAGCAGATGCATCTTTACCGTTTTGTTTATCTTAGGCCCAAGGCccattattttaaatgaaatattttgggttgaatttttattattttgataa is a genomic window of Brassica napus cultivar Da-Ae chromosome A2, Da-Ae, whole genome shotgun sequence containing:
- the LOC106367758 gene encoding F-box protein At5g49610 codes for the protein MGNPKDPLFPDEVILQILARLPVKSLFRFKSVCKAWCLLPSDAYFITLFNQLSVKEQTLVAEVSDSSSLICVDSLRGVSEFSLEFLRDRVRIRASCNGLLCCASVPEKGVYYVCNPSTREFWVLPRSRERPVTRFYPDGEATLVGLACDVGKKGFCVVMAGYHRLFGHRPDGSFVCLVFDSESNKWRKFVSALEGCGGFTHMSKNQVVFVDGKLHWLMSGLCYVLALDLEHDVWRKVSLPDEIRCGDGGGNRVYLLELDGFVSVIQLSDVWMKIWKMRDYESEVWCVVDSISLRCIKGLVPGIFPICQTGEYVFLATHKQVLVYQRRSKLWKEMFCVKGSYSLPLWFSAHAFRSTIVPCNYAL